The following nucleotide sequence is from Methanobacterium sp. Maddingley MBC34.
TTGATGTGATGGCTTTCATTTTTTATCCCCTTTAACTTCCACCACCACGAAGTGCTTGGTCTTGGAAAGGGGCCGGCACTCCGCAATCTTAACTGCATCGCCAATATTTACCTGGATACAGTCTGGTTTATGGGCGTTTATTTTTGATTTTCGCTTTTCGTATCGTTCATATTTTCGTATGAACTTGTAAAAACTCCTTTCAACGGTTATGGTCCTTTCTGCCTTGTCACTAGTGACTATTCCTTCCAGGATCTGACCCCGCACTGGCAGGGTCCCGTGGAAGGGGCAGTTAGGATCATTGCATTTTTCTTTGGGTTCGGTAACTTCAATACCAACCATATTATCACCAATATTTCCTAAATCTCTTTTTTATCCTATCTTCAGGGCGAGAAACAATGATCTTCCCTTCGATTTCTATTATAACTCCATTGGAAAGTGTGAATTTGAAAGTGACACTCCCTTTGGGTATGATTTTTTCGTTACCTTCGCCATCTTCAATGGTGATGGTGTTTCTGGTTTCATCCACCACGCGTCCTTTAATTCCATTTAAATCTCCATGCAAACTGTGGGTGATTTCCACTTCCAGCCCCACCAGTTCATGCCTCATAATGTTTTGTGGAGTAATCATGCTATCGTGGTATGCATGGGTAGATGGTGAATGTTATTTTTATGTGAGTAAATCCCAGTGGGATCCTAGGAACTCGTGAGTCCGTTTGGATCCCTGAGGATATTAATCTCCCAGGAGACTTCTAAGGTTTTAAAACCTAATCTTTTAGTAAGAAGTCTCATTAAAGTTTTTGAACTTAAAACCGGTGATTAACTTTCAAAAAACATGGGATGTGTACACTTGTGGTGCATCAGTTCCATGCATTTGCAATTAGTTAACCCATTAATCTAACGAACCTGGATGTCGTCTGAAGAAAAGCCCATTCCGGCTAATACTTCTTTGACTCTCCTTTTATGGTCTCCTTGCAGTTCGATCTGGCCTTTTTTGGCAGTTCCCCC
It contains:
- a CDS encoding archaeal ribosomal protein S17P (PFAM: Ribosomal protein S17~TIGRFAM: archaeal ribosomal protein S17P), translating into MVGIEVTEPKEKCNDPNCPFHGTLPVRGQILEGIVTSDKAERTITVERSFYKFIRKYERYEKRKSKINAHKPDCIQVNIGDAVKIAECRPLSKTKHFVVVEVKGDKK
- a CDS encoding RNase P/RNase MRP subunit p29 (PFAM: Domain of unknown function UPF0086) encodes the protein MITPQNIMRHELVGLEVEITHSLHGDLNGIKGRVVDETRNTITIEDGEGNEKIIPKGSVTFKFTLSNGVIIEIEGKIIVSRPEDRIKKRFRKYW